In the Mesorhizobium sp. M1D.F.Ca.ET.043.01.1.1 genome, CGTCCGCAGAAGCCGGGTCCGTATCCGAAGAGCAGGCTCCGATGTTCGACAGTTTCTCGCCGGCGGGCCTCGCCGCTCAGGCCGAGCGCAATGAAGCGGCGGCCGACAATGGCGGCGGGCGCCGGCAGAGGCGTCCGCGTCGCGGTCGCGGCAGTGCCGAGCAGGGCTACAGCGCCGAGCCGGGCAATGGCGATGAGGGCAATGCCGGCCGGGCGGACAGCCCCGCCGATGACGGCGGCGCCGCGGAGAACCGCAACGACGCGGTCGTCACTGGCAATGAGCCGGCGAGTGCAGCGCCGAGCGAGAGCGTCGCCAACGAGCCGGCGGGCGGTACCGGCGAACCGGCGGTCGCCGACGCAAATAACTGATCCCCGGCAACTGATCCGGGTTCTTTTTCAGGCATTCGACGGCGGAGAGAAATCTCCGCCGTTTTCGTTTTTCCGCGTCCTTGTTTTGACGCCTGTCGCTCCCCCAAAACCGCGAAGCACTTTTGGGCGACATGCATTAGAATATTGTGCGTTGACCGATATCAAGGCGTCTTGAGAGACCCGGGCCTATACACCATATCTCGGCTGAACAGGGCCCGGCTCGAATGAGCGGGTCCGTCACCGCAATCGGATCCGGTGCCGCAACGCGGGCCGGTGATGGAAGGAGACAGATATGAATCTTGAGAAATACTCGGAGCGCGTGCGCGGTTTCATCCAGTCCGCGCAGACCATGGCGCTCTCGCGCAACCACCAGCAATTCACTCCCGAACATATGCTCAAGGTGCTCGTCGACGACGACGAGGGCCTTGCCGCGTCCTTGATCGAGCGCGCCGGCGGCCGCGTTCGCGACGTCAAGCTCGGCGTCGAGGCGGCGCTCGAGGCCATGCCCAAGGTCGAAGGCGGCAACGGCCAGCTCTACCTCGCCCAGCCGCTCGCCAAGGTGTTCTCGACCGCCGAGGAACTGGCCAAGAAGGCCGGCGACAGCTTCGTCACCGTCGAGCGGCTGCTGCAGGCGCTCGCCATGGAGAAGTCGGCCAAGACCGCCGATATCCTGGCCAAGGCCGGCGTCACCGCGCAGGCCCTGAACCAGGTCATCAACGACGTCCGCAAGGGCCGCACCGCCGATTCGGCCAATGCCGAGCAGGGCTACGACGCGTTGAAGAAATACGCGCGGGATCTCACCGCCGACGCCCGCGCCGGCAAGCTCGATCCGGTCATCGGCCGTGACGACGAGATCCGCCGCACCATCCAGGTGCTATCGCGGCGCACCAAGAACAATCCCGTGCTGATCGGCGAGCCCGGCGTCGGCAAGACGGCGATCGCCGAAGGCCTGGCGCTGCGTATCGTCAATGGCGACGTGCCGGAATCGCTGAAGGACAAGCAGTTGATGGCGCTCGACATGGGCGCGCTGATTGCCGGCGCCAAGTATCGCGGCGAGTTCGAGGAGCGGCTGAAGGCCGTGCTCAACGAGGTCACCTCGGCCAACGGCAACATCATCCTGTTCATCGACGAGATGCACACGCTGGTCGGCGCGGGCAAGGCCGACGGGGCGATGGACGCATCGAACCTGCTGAAGCCGGCGCTGGCGCGTGGCGAGCTGCACTGCGTCGGCGCAACCACGCTCGACGAATACCGCAAGCATGTCGAGAAGGACGCCGCACTTGCCCGCCGCTTCCAGCCCGTCTTCGTCGACGAGCCGACGGTCGAGGACACCGTCTCGATCCTGCGCGGCCTGAAGGAGAAATACGAGCAGCACCACAAGGTGCGTATCTCCGATTCGGCGCTGGTCTCGGCCGCGACGCTGTCCAACCGCTACATCGCCGACCGCTTCCTGCCGGACAAGGCGATCGACCTGGTTGACGAGGCCGCGTCGCGGCTGAGGATGCAGGTCGATTCCAAGCCCGAGGCGCTGGACGAGATCGACCGCCGCATCATGCAGCTCAAGATCGAGCGCGAGGCGCTGAAGGTCGAGAAGGACGACGCCTCGAAGGATCGGCTGGCAAAGCTGGAGAAGGAGCTGGCCGATCTTGAAGAGCAGTCGACCGAGCTGACGGCCAAGTGGCAGGCCGAGAAGCAAAAGCTCGGCCTTGCCGCCGACCTGAAGAAGCAGCTCGACGAGATGCGCAACGAGCTGGCGATCGCCCAGCGCAAGGGCGAGTTCCAGCGCGCCGGCGAGCTTGCCTATGGCAAGATCCCGGAACTGGAGAAGAAGCTCAAGGAAGCCGAGGCCCAGGACGGCAAGGCCGGCATGGTGGAAGAGGTGGTCACGCCCGACCACGTCGCCCATGTCGTGTCGCGCTGGACCGGCATTCCGGTCGACAAGATGCTGGAGGGCCAGCGCGAGAAGCTGTTGCGCATGGAAGACGAGATCGGCAAGCGCGTCGTTGGCCAGGGCGAGGCGGTGCAGGCGGTCTCCAAGGCCGTGCGGCGGGCCCGCGCGGGTCTGCAGGATCCGAACCGGCCGATCGGCTCGTTCATGTTCCTCGGCCCCACCGGCGTCGGCAAGACGGAGCTCACCAAGGCGCTCGCCGCCTTCCTGTTCGACGACGAGAACGCCCTGGTGCGCATCGACATGTCGGAGTTCATGGAGAAGCACTCCGTCGCCCGGCTGATCGGCGCGCCCCCCGGCTATGTCGGCTATGAGGAGGGTGGCGCGTTGACCGAGGCGGTGCGGCGCCGGCCCTATCAGGTCGTGCTGTTCGACGAGATCGAGAAGGCGCATCCGGACGTGTTCAACGTGCTGCTCCAGGTGCTCGACGACGGCCGGCTCACCGACGGCCAGGGCCGCACGGTCGACTTCCGCAACACGCTGATCATCATGACGTCGAACCTCGGCGCCGAATTTCTGGTCAATCTTCGCGACGACCAGGACGTCGATGCCGTGCGCGACGAGGTGATGAGCATGGTGAAGGCCTCGTTCCGTCCGGAGTTCCTCAACCGCGTCGACGAAGTGATCCTGTTCCACCGGCTGCGCCGCCAGGACATGGACCGCATCGTCGAGATCCAGCTCAAGCGGCTGGAGAACCTGCTTGTCGATCGCAAGATCACGCTCTCGCTCGATCACGACGCGATCGAGTGGCTGGCGTCCAAGGGCTACGACCCGGCCTATGGCGCCAGGCCGCTGAAGCGGGTGATGCAGAAGGAACTGCAGGACCCGCTGGCGGAGAAGATCCTGCTCGGTGAGATCCTCGACGGCTCGACCGTCAAGGTCACCGCCGGCTCCGATCGCCTGAACTTCCGCTCGAAGCCGACCGTGGTGGCGGCCGAAGCCGCCGCCTGATTCGAGCCAGAGCGGAGCAATCCGAGGAAGCTGCCTGCCGGTTTTCCGCCCGGAATTGCGTGAAACAAATACCTGGAGCGCTTCGCACCCGGCCGGTGGGGCGCGCTCTTGCATTTCGGCAGGGCCTTGCTGCAAGACCGATACCGATCTCGGTTATCGGGAAGAGGGGCGATTCGTTGAAGCTCGAGGACTACAACGGCTTTTGCGCCTCGCTTCCCGCCGCGACGCATGTCGTGCAGTGGGGCGGCGCCCATGTGTGGAAGGTCGGCGGCAAGGTGTTTGCGATCGGCGGTCATAACCGGGAGGGCCAGGTCTTCGTCACCTTCAAATGTTCCGACATGGCCTTCGACGTGCTGAAGGAACAGCCGGGCTGCCGGCCCGCGCCCTATCTCGCCTCGCGCGGCATGAAGTGGATCCAGCGCCAGACAAGCCAGAGCATGGATGATGCGGCGCTGAAGGACTATCTGCGCGAAAGCCACCGTCTGGTCGTGCTGAAGCTGACGAAACTGGCGCGCAGCGAACTAGGGCTGGGCTGACATTCGGTTCGGGATCATGGTGAAACGCCGGAAATCCGCCATCTTCATGCCCGGTTCATGTTGGAACCTTAATTTTGGTAACTGGTTTGCTGGCGAAATTGTCGCCTGCCAAGACCGAGCCGACCGGAGAGCCTGACCCACATGCTGCGCACCATCTTTTCCCTTTCGGCACTCGCGGCCGGGCTGGTGTCTTCCGGTGCGCTCGCGGCACCGAGCGGCGATGATGCGCAGAAGTCGGCCCGGGCCGCTCAACACGGCGGGCTCGTGCTCGCCCAGGACGGCAATATCGACATCTATTACGATGCCAGGGGCAACCGGGTGCTTGTCGATGCCGACACCGGCAAGGTCATCGCCATCCAGCCGCCGGGGACGAGGCTCGACCGCCGGGCCCTGCGCCGCCAGCAGCGGATGCAGGAGCTTGGGCGGGCGCCGGTCGAGGACGACGACCGCTACTACCTCGACAATCCCGAGGACATGGCGCGCTTCCGCCGCAAGCAGCTCGAAGAAGAGGGCACGGTGATTCCACCGCCGGCCGACGATTACGGTTCCAACGGCGACAATTCCGTCGATGCCTATCCGCCGGCGCCGAGCGACGAGGGTTACGCCACCACCTATCCGGGGGCGCCGAAGTCGGACGCGATCCAGCGCCAGCCACTGGACGAGGCGTCGATCGATCCGGAACAGCCCGGCCAGGGGGAAGTGCTGCAGGTCAATCCGGAGACGCAAGCCGCGCTGCCGCCGGATACGGGCGGCAAGGCGACCGTCGATCCGTCGCTGTCGCTCGGCGTGCGCCAGGACGTGGCCGACCTCCAGGTGCTGCTCGACCGCGCCGGCGCTTCGCCGGGCGTCATCGACGGCCGCTTCGGCTCGAATGTCGACAAGGCCTTGGCCGCCTACAACCAGATCACCGGCAGCAATCTGAAATCGACCGATGCGGTCGGCATCAAGACGGCGCTCGCCCAGTCTGGCGGCGACGCCTTCGCCTCCTACACGATCACGCCGGAGGATGCGGCCGGGCCCTATGTCGCCTCGATCCCGGAAGATTACAGCCAGAAGGCCAAGCTCGACCGCATGGGCTACACCTCCGTCACCGAGGCGCTCGCCGAGCGCTTCCACATGGACGAAGGCTATCTGAAGTCGATCAACAAGGGGCTCGACTTCAACCGTCCCGGCACCATCATCAAGGTCGCCAATTTCGGCAAGCTGGTGTCGACGCCGGTTGCCCGCATCATCGCCGACAAGGACAAGAAGGAAGTTTTTGCCTATGACGCGGGCGGCAAGCTGGTCGCGGCCTATCCGACCACCATCGGCTCGGCCGACACGCCGTCGCCCACCGGCATCCACGCCGTATCGCGCATCGCGCTCGACCCGAACTACACCTACAATCCCAACATCAATTTCAAGCAGGGTCAGAACGACAGGATCCTGACCATCCCGCCGGGGCCGAACGGCCCGGTCGGCTCGGTCTGGATCGCGCTGGACAAGCCGACCTACGGCATCCACGGAACGCCCGACCCCTCCAAGATCGGCAAGACCGAAAGCCATGGCTGCGTGCGGCTGACCAATTGGGACGCTCGCGAACTCGCCAAGCTGGTCTCGCCGGGCGTCACAGTGGAATTCGTCGGCGGACCATCAATCGCCGATGTCGGCGGGACCTCAACCGATGAATTTACGCAGCAATGAGCCGCGCAGTGCGGCGGCATAGATCAGCTGCACCAGCAAAATGAAGGCGATGCTCAGCAGCGGAGTGATGAGGCAAAGCAATGCCCCGATCGCCCACAGGATCTGCGCCTTGACTATGCGCTGATAGACGGTGCGCCGCGTTTGCGCATCGACATCCTCCACCAGCATGCCATTCCTTTCGGCATACCACCAGCTCGCCAACAGCGTGATGCCGAGCATCAGAAGGTTCAGCCAGTAGACGAGCACCGCGACCCGGAATTCGAGGAAGTCGGCCAGCAGGTCGGTGGAAAACGGCAACAGCGCGATGAAGGCGAGAAAGCAGAGGTTGAGCGTCGCAAGCCGCCGGTCCGACTTCGCGATCAGGCTATGCTGCGCCTGCTGGCCGAACCAGAAGATGGTCAGCGTCAGGAAGCTGAGCGCATAGGTCAGGAAACGCGGCGCCAAAGCCAGGACAGCCGCGAGCAGCTCGCCTTCCGAATGCACCGCTTCGTGCCCCGGCACCCTGATCTCCAGCACGATCAAGGTCAGCGCGATGGCAAAGACGCCGTCGGTTATGCCGACGATGCGGCCGCGTCCTTCGGCTGACGGTTCGAGCGGCCGCTTCATGGTTCCTTCCCCCCTTTTGCGCGCAAGTTCGGACGACGGGCCGGAACCTAGCACGCAGCGGTTCGTTTGCATCGTGAATGCCGCTCCGCTGGCCATGCGGCCAGTTCAATCTGGTTTCAGAAACAGCAATCCTCTGGCTCGTTGTGACGAATGCGCCGGAGAGCTAAGCAGGCTTTCATGCAGTCCCTGAACGAAGCCACCGCCGATTCGATTTCGACCGCGCCGCGCGCGAACGGCACGTTCTGCCCGCAGACGCAGCGCAAGTTCGTGCTGGTGGCGGCGATCCTCGCCTCGGCGCTCGGCTTCATCGACGGTTCGGTCCTGGCGATCGCCATGCCGGCGCTGCGCGTCAATCTCGGCGCCGGCCTGGCGGAGGCGCAGTGGATCTCCAACGCCTACGCGCTGACGCTTTCGGCGCTGATTCTGGCAGGGGGCGCGGCCGGCGACCGATTCGGCCTCAGGCGCGCATTCGTGACCGGCATCGCGCTCTTCATCGCGGCCTCGCTCGCCTGCGCGCTGGCGCCCAATCCGGCCGTGCTGATCGCGTTCCGCGCCATTCAGGGCATTGGCGCCGCCATCATGGTGCCGGGCAGCCTGGCCATCATCGCCAAGGCCTATCCGAAAAAGGAGCGTGGCCGGGCGATCGGTATCTGGGCGGCCGCTTCGGCGCTGACGACGGCGCTCGGGCCGGTGCTGGGTGGTTTCGTGCTGTCGACCTTCGGCAACGGCGTCTGGCGCGCGATCTTTGCCGTCAATCTGCCACTCGGACTGGTTTCGATCTATCTGCTGCTCTTCAAGATCCCGGCCGACCAGCCGACCGAACAGCGCAGCCTCGACCTTGGCGGCGCCGCGCTCGCCACGCTGGCCTTCGGATCGCTGGCCTATGGATTGACGGCGATGAACGCCGAGGGAAGCGGGCTGATGGCCGGGCCGGCGATCGTCGCCGGCGTCGTCCTGCTTTTCCTCTTCATCTTCTACGAGCGCTGGCAGCGCGAGCCGATGATCGATCTTGGCCTGTTTCGCATCGGCGCCTTCGCCGGCGCCAATCTCGCCACCTTCTTCCTTTATTTCGCGCTGTCTGCCAATCTCTTCTACCTGCCGATGGTCCTGATCGCGGGCTGGGGGTTGAGCTCGGCCGAGGTCGGCTTCATTTTCCTGCCGCTGTCGGCATTGATCGCGCTGCTGTCGGGGCCGGTCGGCCACTGGTCCGACGAGATCGGCCCGCGCCTGCCTATCGCCGCCGGCAGCTTCGTCGTCGCCATCGCTTTTGCCGGGCTCACCCTGCTCTCTCACGCCGGCATCCATAATTTCTGGACCGGCACCTTTCCGCTGATGGCCTTGATGGGGCTCGGCATGGCGCTTGTGGTGTCGCCGCTGTCGACGGCGGTCATGACCTCGGTCGAGGACAAGGATACGGGCGCCGCATCGGGCATCAACAATGCCGTGTCGCGCGTCGGCGGCCTGATCGCGGTGGCGGCCATGGGCTCGCTCGCGGCTTTCGTCTATGCGCGGTCGACCGGCAATCCTGCCGGCATCCCCAGTTTCGGCGAGCCGCCGACGTCCGGGCTCGCGGCCGATCTCGATGCGTTGCGGATTGCGGCAAGCGATTCGGCTTTTGCCGCGGTCGCCGCCGTCACGACGCTGCTTTGCCTGCTGTCGTCGCTCGTCGCCTGGTTCACCGTGCCTGGCCAGGCGTCCCCCTGGCCACGGCGAGGCGAACGACGCGATTAATTGGGAAGCTGCGAATCGGTCTTGGCGCTGGCGACCTTCAACGAATTTCCGTCTTCCTGCTTGAGCAGGTCGTCGATGCGCTCGCGCTCTTTCTTGAAAGCGACGAGATCGTCGCCCTTCAGCACCTTGCCGACCGGCAGGCGGACGCGCATCGAATCGACCTTGGTGCCATTGACGATCAGCTCGTAGTGAAGATGCGGTCCGGTCGACAGGCCGGTCTGGCCGAGATAGCCGATCACCTGGCCCTGGCGGACATGGACCCCGGGCTCGATGCCTTTGGCGAAAGCGCTCTGGTGATTGTAGGAGGTCTCATAGCCATTGGCGTGGCGGATGATGATCTGCTTGCCGTAGCCGCCGGCCCAGCCGGCCTTCTCCACCACGCCATTGCCGGCGGCGATGATCGGCGATCCGATCGGCGCGGCCCAGTCGGTGCCGGTATGCATGCGCACATAACCGAGAATCGGATGCCGCCGCGCGCCGAAGCCCGAGGTGAAGCGGCCGTTGGGCAGCGGGTTGCGCAACAGGAACTGCTTGGCGCTCGACCCGTTTTCGTCGAAATAGTCGGTGCCGCCGTCCTGCATCTGGAAGCGGTAGAAATTGCGCGTCTGGCCGCCGAACGTGGCCGAAACGTAGAGAAGCTCGGAGTTGTCGGAGGTCTGGTCGTCGCCGTCGGGCTGCGAGAACAGGACCTCGAGGCGGTCGGAAGGCGAAAGCCGCGACTGGAAATCGACGTCGGAGGCAAGAAGCTTGATCAGCTTCTGGGTCATCGCTTTCGACATGCCGTAGGAGTAGGCGGTGCGGTAGATGCCGTCATAGACGTTGGGCAGGTTGCCGCGCACCACCACCGGCTGCGAGTCATCGAAGGCCGTCAGCAATTCGGGATTGGGCTCCGGCTCCTGCGCCGGCACGAACTGTCCGCGATCGTCGAGCGCGATGGTGACGATGTGGGTGGTGCGGTCATAGACGCTGGTGCGGACCACCTTGGCGATATCGCCGCGCACCTCGAGGCCGACGCGCAGCACCGTTCCGGCCTTGAGCGCCGTGGCGTTCAAGAGCTTGCCGATCGCTTCCGCCATGCCGGTGGCGTCGTCGCCGGTATAGCCCGACTCGGCGAAGGCCGCGGCTATGTCGGTGTCGCTGGTGAAAGGGATGATTTCCTCGGCAAAGGCCGGCGCCTGGTCGTCCAGCGTGGCGCGCGGCGTCACCGAGACGTTCTCCGGCGTGATCTTGACGTCGTAGGAGCCGGCCATCGACTCGGCGAAGGCGTCGCCGAATCGCTGCGGATCGACATAGTGAAGCGCCGCAACCTGGACGGCGCCGTCGCTCAAGCCGTTGCCGGCTTCGCGCACCACCTTTTCCACCTCGTCGGCGGAGAGGTCGCTCTTTTCGTCGAAGGATGCCGTCTCGATCGGGAAATCGACCGTCTTCAGGCTCATCTCGCTTTCGACCTTGGCGCCGTAGATCTGGCCGGCGGCCGCGGTGGCGGTGCCCGGCTGGGCATTGTCGTCGCCGTCGTCGCCGAAGACCTGCAAGGGGTCGAATGGCGGGTAGGCGCGGCTGGTGGTGTGGCCGGCCGCAAGCGCCATCTTGATCTGCACGAACGGCATGGTGTGGATAACGTCGCGGTCGCCGACCTTGGTGACCATCGACACTTCCATGCGCCGGCGGTCCTTGGCCC is a window encoding:
- a CDS encoding L,D-transpeptidase family protein, with the translated sequence MLRTIFSLSALAAGLVSSGALAAPSGDDAQKSARAAQHGGLVLAQDGNIDIYYDARGNRVLVDADTGKVIAIQPPGTRLDRRALRRQQRMQELGRAPVEDDDRYYLDNPEDMARFRRKQLEEEGTVIPPPADDYGSNGDNSVDAYPPAPSDEGYATTYPGAPKSDAIQRQPLDEASIDPEQPGQGEVLQVNPETQAALPPDTGGKATVDPSLSLGVRQDVADLQVLLDRAGASPGVIDGRFGSNVDKALAAYNQITGSNLKSTDAVGIKTALAQSGGDAFASYTITPEDAAGPYVASIPEDYSQKAKLDRMGYTSVTEALAERFHMDEGYLKSINKGLDFNRPGTIIKVANFGKLVSTPVARIIADKDKKEVFAYDAGGKLVAAYPTTIGSADTPSPTGIHAVSRIALDPNYTYNPNINFKQGQNDRILTIPPGPNGPVGSVWIALDKPTYGIHGTPDPSKIGKTESHGCVRLTNWDARELAKLVSPGVTVEFVGGPSIADVGGTSTDEFTQQ
- a CDS encoding MFS transporter, yielding MQSLNEATADSISTAPRANGTFCPQTQRKFVLVAAILASALGFIDGSVLAIAMPALRVNLGAGLAEAQWISNAYALTLSALILAGGAAGDRFGLRRAFVTGIALFIAASLACALAPNPAVLIAFRAIQGIGAAIMVPGSLAIIAKAYPKKERGRAIGIWAAASALTTALGPVLGGFVLSTFGNGVWRAIFAVNLPLGLVSIYLLLFKIPADQPTEQRSLDLGGAALATLAFGSLAYGLTAMNAEGSGLMAGPAIVAGVVLLFLFIFYERWQREPMIDLGLFRIGAFAGANLATFFLYFALSANLFYLPMVLIAGWGLSSAEVGFIFLPLSALIALLSGPVGHWSDEIGPRLPIAAGSFVVAIAFAGLTLLSHAGIHNFWTGTFPLMALMGLGMALVVSPLSTAVMTSVEDKDTGAASGINNAVSRVGGLIAVAAMGSLAAFVYARSTGNPAGIPSFGEPPTSGLAADLDALRIAASDSAFAAVAAVTTLLCLLSSLVAWFTVPGQASPWPRRGERRD
- the clpB gene encoding ATP-dependent chaperone ClpB, with protein sequence MNLEKYSERVRGFIQSAQTMALSRNHQQFTPEHMLKVLVDDDEGLAASLIERAGGRVRDVKLGVEAALEAMPKVEGGNGQLYLAQPLAKVFSTAEELAKKAGDSFVTVERLLQALAMEKSAKTADILAKAGVTAQALNQVINDVRKGRTADSANAEQGYDALKKYARDLTADARAGKLDPVIGRDDEIRRTIQVLSRRTKNNPVLIGEPGVGKTAIAEGLALRIVNGDVPESLKDKQLMALDMGALIAGAKYRGEFEERLKAVLNEVTSANGNIILFIDEMHTLVGAGKADGAMDASNLLKPALARGELHCVGATTLDEYRKHVEKDAALARRFQPVFVDEPTVEDTVSILRGLKEKYEQHHKVRISDSALVSAATLSNRYIADRFLPDKAIDLVDEAASRLRMQVDSKPEALDEIDRRIMQLKIEREALKVEKDDASKDRLAKLEKELADLEEQSTELTAKWQAEKQKLGLAADLKKQLDEMRNELAIAQRKGEFQRAGELAYGKIPELEKKLKEAEAQDGKAGMVEEVVTPDHVAHVVSRWTGIPVDKMLEGQREKLLRMEDEIGKRVVGQGEAVQAVSKAVRRARAGLQDPNRPIGSFMFLGPTGVGKTELTKALAAFLFDDENALVRIDMSEFMEKHSVARLIGAPPGYVGYEEGGALTEAVRRRPYQVVLFDEIEKAHPDVFNVLLQVLDDGRLTDGQGRTVDFRNTLIIMTSNLGAEFLVNLRDDQDVDAVRDEVMSMVKASFRPEFLNRVDEVILFHRLRRQDMDRIVEIQLKRLENLLVDRKITLSLDHDAIEWLASKGYDPAYGARPLKRVMQKELQDPLAEKILLGEILDGSTVKVTAGSDRLNFRSKPTVVAAEAAA
- a CDS encoding M23 family metallopeptidase, encoding MPDTEDVIADLGNEPPLIADGRSGPPDRREVSARWLSGTFLTGVTSSVLMGVALFAALDGRQQLATPPEIAELINLASGGDDSGEQAKTTRLVAPRQIARAKDRRRMEVSMVTKVGDRDVIHTMPFVQIKMALAAGHTTSRAYPPFDPLQVFGDDGDDNAQPGTATAAAGQIYGAKVESEMSLKTVDFPIETASFDEKSDLSADEVEKVVREAGNGLSDGAVQVAALHYVDPQRFGDAFAESMAGSYDVKITPENVSVTPRATLDDQAPAFAEEIIPFTSDTDIAAAFAESGYTGDDATGMAEAIGKLLNATALKAGTVLRVGLEVRGDIAKVVRTSVYDRTTHIVTIALDDRGQFVPAQEPEPNPELLTAFDDSQPVVVRGNLPNVYDGIYRTAYSYGMSKAMTQKLIKLLASDVDFQSRLSPSDRLEVLFSQPDGDDQTSDNSELLYVSATFGGQTRNFYRFQMQDGGTDYFDENGSSAKQFLLRNPLPNGRFTSGFGARRHPILGYVRMHTGTDWAAPIGSPIIAAGNGVVEKAGWAGGYGKQIIIRHANGYETSYNHQSAFAKGIEPGVHVRQGQVIGYLGQTGLSTGPHLHYELIVNGTKVDSMRVRLPVGKVLKGDDLVAFKKERERIDDLLKQEDGNSLKVASAKTDSQLPN
- a CDS encoding MmcQ/YjbR family DNA-binding protein; this translates as MKLEDYNGFCASLPAATHVVQWGGAHVWKVGGKVFAIGGHNREGQVFVTFKCSDMAFDVLKEQPGCRPAPYLASRGMKWIQRQTSQSMDDAALKDYLRESHRLVVLKLTKLARSELGLG
- a CDS encoding TMEM175 family protein; the protein is MKRPLEPSAEGRGRIVGITDGVFAIALTLIVLEIRVPGHEAVHSEGELLAAVLALAPRFLTYALSFLTLTIFWFGQQAQHSLIAKSDRRLATLNLCFLAFIALLPFSTDLLADFLEFRVAVLVYWLNLLMLGITLLASWWYAERNGMLVEDVDAQTRRTVYQRIVKAQILWAIGALLCLITPLLSIAFILLVQLIYAAALRGSLLRKFIG